Genomic window (Helianthus annuus cultivar XRQ/B chromosome 3, HanXRQr2.0-SUNRISE, whole genome shotgun sequence):
TCAGATGTTCTATGGTAAAAAACAAACCCAACCTTCTCCAACTTGTCGAAAAGTATCTACATTGGAGTCTCGCCGACTTGTTCCATTCGACCCAATTTGGCCCGAGCGTTGTATATGGTGTTTCTTGTTGAGACATTATGGGGGTTATGTTCTTTAATGGCAGCAAGAATGTCTCGTGGTTTTATGTTCTAATGCGTAAGTTGCTCCACCATCCTCGCTTCCGCTGGAGTCAGCCTCATTAGGGACGGATGACCCTTTGGACACAGAAAGGGTTCGTGGTTATGTTTAGCTACGTCAACCCGTAGATCCCAATAATGTAACCTCTTTCTGTATGTCCCGATCAGTTGGAATTCGCAACCGGTTTTCCTGGTCCCGCTACGTCTGACCGTGGCTGTTGAGTTGTGCTGGCCGGCACAATCGCACGTAAGCCAAAGTTTTAACGGCTGACCGCTTGGGGGTTTCTCATAGATGGTGAGTTTGGTGACGATGGCGTAGCCATTTTCACATCAGAATTCTCTACACCACTCCACCAATTCATCCATGCTAGCGAATTTCTAACGAAAACACTTATATGTGTGAATTAATGATTAACTCTAATGAATAGGTTGCTATGTATTATAGTTTTTGAATGATCtaagattttaataaaaacaacatcAAACCTAAAAACAGTAAAATATTTAACGTACAACAAATAAACGTATAATTAAATGTTATACCTGATTGTTTTGAAACTCACTAGGTTCCTAGTCAGCCTTTGGACCCTTGAACGGTCCACCACTTATGGGAGGAGAATGAAAACTACCGGTTGGCGGTCCACCACTAATAGGAGGGGATTTAAAACTAACGGAGTGTTGCGATGGATAATAACCAGCATAATTAGGCAGAAAGGCATCCAAACTCCAAGTATCCTGACCTGCATCAGACGCAAGATTGAGATCGAGCGGAGCATTCAGATCAAACACAACCGGATTGTTATCTTGATTGTTATCATAACTCCCCAGATTCGACTCGTTACTCGAGTCAATACCTAAACAGTCACGCCAAAACGACATTGATGGCGTAAATAATTTGAATACAGAGAGATATAGAAGAAACTAATAGAAGTTGAATGAAAATGAATGAAATTAGTGTCGTTTATATAGAGGTTTTTACGGAATATTACATCGTTTCAAATGATTAACACACGAATCGAGAAATCTAACGTCGAATCAAATAACTCGCACGAATATCGAGGAATCTAACATCTAATCACATAAATAGTAAAAAAACGGGCCGTATACgtctatacgacccgtataaaaGCATCGTAAAATAGAAATACGACCACACTAAAATCAACACACGGCTTGTATACACCATGTTAGAATAAGATTTTAACATGTGGGATTATTAGTACCCTAAAAAAATTTGGGTGTAAATAGAAGCACCCAAAAAATGTTCGTTTACACCCCTATACTTTAATcaacatatttttttctttttctttaaccaATATACACTTCTAACCCTAAACTACAATAAGGTTATCATGTAACCCCTATTTTGTCTTTTAAAGCAATTTTTTTCTTATAATTCCTACCTTAAACTTTAATAAATTTATCATACATCCCCTAAACTTTAATaaacttcttcttttcttttccttttctacTACCTCTGGACTTTAGAaaagtaacttttttttttaaattgcgaTATCGTGAATTATCTCAATGATTTGTCCCTTTTTATATAAAGTTTCAAACAATATCATCGCTCCCGTCGCATCATGTTGGTATACATCAAGACTTTGTTTCTTATACTGATTTGAACGCTCTCCCCAATGTGCAGGATGGTGTTAACGTTTCGACATCATTTTTTCATTGTTTAACGTTGCCGCCGCAACACGCAGCTTTCCATTTACTAGTCATATAAAACTTATTGATTAGCAAAttcagaagaaaaaaaaaatagaaaaaaatacgTCAATTTAGTGACAAGTTCTATTTGCGACCATTGGTGCTAATGTTGAGAGGCCAATTTAGTGACTGATTTAAGAACTACCATTGTTGTGATGCATTTTGTAACATTTTCGTAGTTTTGTAGGATAGGAACCACTGAACCAAATGATTAATTAAGAAAGAATTCTTCTTCATATATTAGGTATAGCAACCATCTTCAAACGGATACAACATTTGAATAAACATACATCTCAATATATAACCAATAACGTTGGAAAACATAAAACGTTACATTCTTCAAACCAATAGCAATAGCAGGCTGCCGAATAATGCAACTACAAATCCATAGATAGTTGGTACTGCCAATTTGCCAGATGTAGATGTCGCCATTGGGCTTGGAGCCGGAGCCCATGTTTGAGGTAGAACAGTGATGACAAGCTTCATGTTTCTCAATTCGCAATGCTTTCCGACACCACAAATGTACCATTTCCTTCCAGGGGTTTGTAGGGGAACAACATCCTGTCCACTTGTCATGATTCCATTGGAAGCTGAAGTGCTACATTGTTGGAAACCGGTGCCGTTGACTTTCGCAACATTGTGAACACCAGCCGCATAGTTGAAAACTGCATCAAGAGAATTGTACAGGATTACATTTATTAAACGACTTGCGAATGGGAGATGTACGTTTTCGGTCGCAAAGTTTGCGACAGAatttaaaagtgttacaaaagtAGCGACCGCATCCAAGTCACAGGTACAAACAAAGTGGTTTTTTAGTTGCTAAAACCGGTCGCAAAACAGATTTTGCGAAGCTTTTTGTTACCGGTTTGTGACCAAATTGATCGTTGCAAATACCCAGTTTTGTAGTAGAAATCTAAATAAAATGACGGGGATATATATAACATACCAAGGGTATCTCCGACGTAGAAAACTTTATCCTTGGCCCAATTTTGATAATCAAAGTCGAGTTTCCAACCATTTTCATCCCCCACAACGTATTCCTTCGCAGCAATTGAAGTCACGAGAACAAAAATTGTAGCCATGAAGAAAATGTTCAAACGGGATGTGGCCATTTTGAAATAAATTTGGGCAATATTTCTGTTAAAAACTCAGAGAAAACTAAATAAATACTTAAAGAAGATGAAATAATAGCTACACAATTGCTGACTATTTATACAATTTTCGAGTTAACATAGAAGTGCAAGCTGGTAGGGTACCGGCGGTAGACGGCAATGGCATTGTGGATTTGGTCTTAATTGTGTGTTTGATTGCCACACAAACACtaaaaaatgttattttaattACTATTTTTATGCTATAAACTAATTACTTAAACAAAATAACGGTAATCGGATAATCTATTTAGGGTGATATTTATTTTCTAACACGTGTCTAAACTAATCAAGTCGCTCCTAAACCATTTAAGATCAGCTTGGTCAAAGCTCGAATCAAGTTAAAGTTAgataagttcaagtctaaattaaagctcatttaaaaaaaaattgctcacgaaatttatatattaaactTACTAAACTTACAAGTATAAACAAGCCATGTGGGGCTAGCTAGCATACTTGATAGAGACACATGCCCCTTAGATCATGTGTAGTGGTGATGTATGTGGTTTGGCTTTTTCGACACGTAACGTCCATATCATCAAGGCCTGAAAATAAGGTAAAATGGAGTAGTGAGGAGGCATGTCAAATTAGTGGGTTTCgaattgaaaaaaataaataaataaataaatttgattGGTTAACACAAAGTCAACCAATGTCTCTCTCTCTAGCTCGTTGCCACAACAATGAGAGACGGTCAAAATTTGCATTTAACGAGATCAGGGGCAATGGTGGCTTCGTGGTTGGCCCAGGCACGAGCCACTACCCTCGATTTTGGATGGAAGGTCTTAGGTTCAAACCTAAGCAAGGGGAACAACTTAGGATCTATTGGTGTGAAAAGGTAACATTGGTCGTTCAAAAAACGAGTATAAACAAgcatattattatataaatataataacttataTTTAGTAAAATAGAGTAAACGCTAAAAGTGACAATTACCAAAGTAAAAGGGGTAGCAAAGCCGGTGGGAAACTCCACCGACTTTACTATttaagataataataataataataataataataataataataataataataataataataataataataataataataataataataataatagtgaaTAAAAGATTATAATAATTCTAACTATTAGCAATTGGTCAGCAGTAGTCCCAACCACATAAATATCTACTGATGGTCCTACCTTTTAACATATTTTCTCCAAATGAGTCTTCTCTAACTGAGGTCTAACCCAATTAGTTCTTTTGTGACATGGACGTTGGCGTGGCACAAACCTTTGTTATTTGATGAGCTGGTTGCTTATGTGGCACTCtcatcaccacctccaccaccacccaaCCACCGTCATCAGCCATCAGCACCACTTACAACCACGCGCCGCCGCAACCACTACAATCAACTGCCCTCAAAACCCCAACCTTTCTATAAAATCGTGAAaaaccaccacaactactgcatTTCCCACCACCTTCAACCGTCACACACCTCCACCCTTTGCGCCTGCAACCCCATGCCACCCTTACTGGAGTTCCTGCTAGTCTTGCCGGAAAATTGCGAAATACCACCACCTCTGCGTTCTAGCCAAAAAATCGCAGTGTGGTGATATTACGCAATTTTCCAGAGGTTGGGGGTTTTTAGGGTGGCTGATAGTAGTGGGTGGCGGTGTTGGTGATGAATGGTggcgagtggtggtggtggtggttgatggtggtgatggaggGGTGAGGTGGAGGTGATGATGAGAGTGCCACATAGAGGTGTACAAATccgttttttttcaaaaaccgaTTTCAGTTATTAACGAACCGGTTTTTCATCCAAAATGAAAACCGGTTTTTTctataaccggtttcggttactaaccggtttttcaagtccaaaacaataaccggtataaccggttgGGATCGGTTTTTAACCGATTTTTGCCAAAAAAGACCCGGTTTTTAACGGTTttaaccggtttcggttattaaccggtttttcATATCAAGAATCCTAACCGGTCTACAACCGGCTGTTCGGTTCGGTtgtaaaaccggttaaaaaaatcggtttcggttttttccCGGTTTCGGTTATAAAACcggt
Coding sequences:
- the LOC110932489 gene encoding blue copper protein 1b → MATSRLNIFFMATIFVLVTSIAAKEYVVGDENGWKLDFDYQNWAKDKVFYVGDTLVFNYAAGVHNVAKVNGTGFQQCSTSASNGIMTSGQDVVPLQTPGRKWYICGVGKHCELRNMKLVITVLPQTWAPAPSPMATSTSGKLAVPTIYGFVVALFGSLLLLLV